The Acropora palmata chromosome 10, jaAcrPala1.3, whole genome shotgun sequence genome contains a region encoding:
- the LOC141893948 gene encoding proline-rich transmembrane protein 4-like — translation MKNSTPFSEPEAVPEAFPETASNFIPSEEPTSEVTFEPLPHWDQAIETWQWAWHLHWAGLGALFCLLAVYALWSLIDLAGRKHRRKPLLAIVISFLLLLFASTRAAFFFINPYESKQCFLPVQCPVILTRTLFGIAYPCITASFFLVHLAFLQLSKLTLYPQKLQSVKFVACVIAIHFSLSLITEVMISLYAGWRAFTIACETFFLVLSLILSLSFIYSGRAILKSVHKSRSSVRKFSDLTKKQAPPPNVAKLVKITYITVVLGLISVVLQLYSIMVVRNMYSKKGTSVPKPWPWLIFESAFRLVELGLGCTMAYVNPRQVSGSRRRSWSSTIRRQWKLSGAGSIYGQNQSSPDNSASLNNSVSLNFPSPNQNKTAEMGFVNEGGSFDLTDQETKQITAL, via the coding sequence ATGAAGAATTCGACCCCCTTTAGTGAACCTGAGGCCGTCCCTGAAGCCTTCCCTGAGACAGCATCGAACTTCATTCCGAGCGAGGAACCAACGAGTGAAGTTACCTTCGAGCCACTTCCACACTGGGACCAAGCTATTGAGACCTGGCAATGGGCCTGGCACCTACACTGGGCGGGGCTGGGTGCTTTGTTTTGCCTGCTGGCGGTTTATGCACTGTGGTCGCTTATTGACTTGGCAGGTAGAAAACACAGACGTAAGCCCCTCTTGGCAATAGTGATCAGTTTTCTTCTTCTACTATTTGCTTCTACACGAGCAGCATTCTTTTTCATCAACCCATATGAATCTAAACAGTGTTTCTTGCCAGTTCAATGCCCAGTGATATTAACTAGGACCTTGTTCGGTATCGCCTACCCGTGCATCACAGCATCGTTTTTCCTGGTACACCTGGCGTTTCTTCAGTTATCAAAGCTAACACTATATCCTCAAAAACTACAGAGCGTCAAATTTGTGGCTTGTGTGATTGCCATTCATTTTTCGTTGTCTTTGATAACTGAAGTAATGATATCGCTATATGCTGGTTGGAGAGCTTTTACAATCGCTTGCGAGACGTTTTTTCTCGTCCTAAGCTTAATACTGTCACTGAGTTTCATTTACAGTGGACGCGCGATTCTCAAGTCAGTGCATAAATCTCGCTCATCAGTACGGAAGTTCAGTGACCTAACTAAGAAACAAGCACCTCCCCCGAACGTAGCTAAGCTGGTCAAGATTACCTACATAACCGTAGTTTTGGGCTTGATTAGCGTTGTACTTCAGCTCTACTCGATTATGGTTGTGCGCAATATGTACTCTAAAAAAGGGACCTCGGTCCCTAAGCCATGGCCTTGGTTGATTTTTGAATCAGCGTTTCGGCTTGTTGAGCTTGGTCTCGGCTGCACAATGGCGTACGTCAATCCGCGCCAAGTCAGTGGAAGCCGGAGAAGGTCGTGGAGCAGTACAATTCGAAGACAATGGAAGCTATCGGGGGCAGGCTCTATTTACGGGCAGAATCAAAGCAGCCCAGATAACAGTGCGTCACTGAACAACAGTGTCTCACTAAATTTTCCTTCACCAAACCAAAATAAGACAGCTGAAATGGGGTTTGTGAACGAAGGAGGGAGTTTTGATCTCACAGAtcaagaaacaaagcaaataacGGCACTTTGA